One genomic window of Elusimicrobiaceae bacterium includes the following:
- a CDS encoding glycosyltransferase 87 family protein encodes MQSLQKLKTIIALTLAGMALAAGYHAFIGAGEPAGYQYGTFLFSPHDRYNDFINEHKYSKDPYGKIKFTNAHFPFLKQAVRLLARADAETGLFVLLMLFAAAMLGYAAFSLKRFPLPWRIAGIITLGILNYPVLFAFDRAHLEIIVFSALVLSVGLLNARRYAASAAALAIAMALNPLPAIFLLLFVKRRQYRCALLALALAAALTAGSYALLPGGFARNWHNHRLCLDAYCQQYVTGPIGLLCRHSLFGAVRTVLRAFSPDFLRNHTALVLNSYLLAVMAIFGAAMLGFFKYARQVWMELAILVCCMTLLPYLSADYRLLYFFIPLFYYINTDPPDPLDDVFCMLFALILVPKAYINQFTSVMLSPLIIGLLLVFVLQAARQQALHNAN; translated from the coding sequence GTGCAAAGCCTGCAAAAACTTAAAACCATTATCGCGCTGACTCTGGCCGGCATGGCCCTGGCGGCCGGTTACCACGCCTTTATCGGAGCGGGCGAACCCGCCGGTTACCAGTACGGCACTTTCCTGTTTTCGCCGCACGACCGCTATAACGATTTCATCAACGAACACAAATACAGCAAAGACCCCTACGGAAAGATTAAATTTACCAACGCGCATTTCCCGTTTTTGAAACAGGCGGTACGGCTGCTGGCCCGGGCCGACGCGGAAACCGGCCTGTTTGTCCTGCTCATGCTGTTCGCCGCCGCCATGCTGGGCTATGCGGCGTTCAGCCTCAAGCGGTTCCCACTGCCGTGGCGGATTGCCGGAATCATCACGCTTGGCATTTTGAACTACCCGGTTCTGTTCGCGTTCGACAGGGCGCATCTGGAAATAATCGTTTTTTCAGCGCTCGTCCTGTCCGTCGGCCTGCTGAACGCCCGCCGTTACGCCGCCAGCGCCGCTGCGCTGGCGATAGCCATGGCGCTGAACCCTTTGCCCGCCATATTCCTGCTCCTGTTCGTGAAACGCAGGCAGTACCGCTGCGCCCTGCTCGCGCTTGCGCTGGCCGCGGCGTTAACGGCTGGCAGCTATGCCCTGCTGCCCGGCGGGTTCGCGCGGAACTGGCACAACCACAGGCTCTGCCTCGACGCATACTGTCAGCAATATGTGACCGGCCCGATCGGACTGCTCTGCCGGCACAGCCTGTTCGGCGCGGTAAGAACCGTGCTGCGCGCTTTCAGCCCGGATTTTCTGCGCAATCATACGGCACTTGTGCTCAATTCATATCTGCTGGCGGTTATGGCGATATTCGGCGCGGCCATGCTCGGGTTTTTCAAATACGCCCGGCAAGTGTGGATGGAACTGGCGATACTCGTCTGCTGCATGACACTGCTGCCCTATCTGTCGGCCGATTACAGGCTGCTGTATTTTTTCATCCCGCTGTTTTATTACATCAACACCGATCCGCCGGACCCGCTCGACGACGTATTCTGCATGCTGTTCGCGCTGATTCTGGTGCCGAAAGCCTATATCAACCAGTTCACCAGCGTGATGCTGTCGCCGCTGATAATCGGGCTGCTGCTGGTGTTCGTGCTGCAAGCCGCCCGGCAACAGGCGCTGCACAACGCGAATTAA